A window of the Bacteroidia bacterium genome harbors these coding sequences:
- a CDS encoding type IX secretion system membrane protein PorP/SprF — protein MKRLFTVVAVATASVSFGQQDPQFSQNMFNRLYPNPASAGTNEAICGTLIYRDQWDKFGGGPKTAVFGVESPVEILHGGLGLSVLTDKPLNQKNLNIKLAYSYHLDLGAGKLGIGIDAGLLQRGYGNDFNAIDPDDPLVKSGTGSKFDLGAGLYYKSDKFYLGASATHLTGGEIEYTDDAKVEVVPHFYFMGGVDIDLTPSLKLKPSLFIKSDAKETQADINANLHIKDKVWIGASYRLQDAIVLMAGINIIENLRLGYSYDITTSKLKGYHSGTHEIMLGYCYVIKPKIIPVLKNVRFL, from the coding sequence ATGAAGAGACTTTTTACAGTCGTAGCTGTGGCAACCGCATCAGTATCCTTTGGACAACAGGATCCTCAATTTTCACAAAACATGTTTAACCGCTTGTATCCAAATCCGGCATCTGCAGGTACCAACGAAGCAATTTGCGGTACTTTAATTTATCGCGATCAATGGGATAAATTTGGTGGTGGCCCAAAAACCGCTGTTTTTGGAGTAGAATCGCCAGTTGAAATATTACATGGCGGGCTAGGTCTTTCAGTTTTGACTGACAAACCATTGAATCAAAAAAATCTTAATATCAAACTGGCATATTCATATCATTTAGATCTGGGTGCAGGCAAGTTAGGAATTGGTATTGATGCAGGCTTATTGCAGCGTGGCTATGGTAACGATTTTAATGCTATTGACCCTGATGATCCATTGGTAAAATCAGGAACAGGTTCTAAGTTTGACCTAGGTGCTGGTTTATATTACAAGTCAGATAAATTTTATCTTGGTGCTTCGGCAACACATTTAACCGGTGGAGAAATTGAATATACAGATGATGCCAAAGTAGAAGTTGTACCCCATTTTTATTTTATGGGAGGTGTTGACATTGATCTTACGCCATCTTTAAAATTAAAACCATCTTTATTTATAAAGTCAGATGCCAAAGAAACACAGGCTGATATTAATGCAAATCTGCATATTAAAGATAAAGTATGGATTGGTGCATCTTACAGACTGCAGGATGCTATTGTTTTGATGGCAGGTATTAATATTATCGAAAATCTTAGACTTGGGTATTCTTATGATATTACTACTTCAAAATTAAAAGGGTATCACAGTGGCACTCATGAAATAATGCTAGGTTATTGTTATGTGATTAAGCCAAAGATAATACCGGTATTAAAAAATGTAAGATTTTTATAA
- the miaB gene encoding tRNA (N6-isopentenyl adenosine(37)-C2)-methylthiotransferase MiaB: MHNDIKVIDENRQGEPTMLQSSSENVSSKKLYLESYGCQMNFADSEIVASILKNEGFETTKDVNQADAVFINTCAIRDNAEQRVRTRLKDFKKIKKENPDLIVGVLGCMAERLKSQFLEEEKLVDIVVGPDAYRDLPLLIEKVEDGQKAVNVILSKEETYADITPVRLGNNGVTAFVSIMRGCDNMCSFCVVPFTRGRERSRDPQSIIKEVEQLFNDGYREVTLLGQNVDSYLWNGGGLKKDLDAETVHLALNHQLPSEQQKDFVTFSNLLEMVAEVNPDMRVRFSTSNPRDMTDAVLHSMAKYENICKYIHLPVQSGNSRVLQKMNRGYTREEYISRIESIKRILPSCGISTDIIAGFCSETEEEHQETISLMEQTIYDFAFMFVYSERPGTYAERKFEDDVLPEVKTKRLNEIVALQQKHSAIRTNMSIGKIFKVLIEGVSKKSDEMLMGRNSQNTVVVFPKNNHKPGEYVNVKVNKCTSTTLIGEVV; encoded by the coding sequence ATGCACAACGACATAAAAGTAATTGATGAAAACCGGCAAGGTGAACCAACCATGCTTCAATCATCATCAGAAAATGTGAGTTCTAAAAAACTTTATTTAGAAAGTTATGGTTGTCAGATGAATTTTGCAGATAGTGAAATTGTTGCATCTATTTTAAAGAATGAAGGTTTTGAAACAACTAAAGATGTTAATCAAGCCGATGCTGTTTTTATAAACACTTGTGCTATTCGTGATAATGCAGAACAACGCGTTCGAACCAGACTTAAAGATTTTAAAAAGATAAAAAAAGAAAACCCCGATTTGATTGTTGGAGTGCTCGGTTGTATGGCTGAAAGACTTAAATCGCAATTTTTGGAAGAAGAGAAATTGGTTGATATTGTAGTTGGTCCGGATGCCTACCGTGATTTACCGTTATTAATTGAAAAAGTTGAGGATGGACAAAAGGCAGTCAATGTTATTTTATCGAAAGAAGAAACCTATGCAGACATTACTCCTGTTAGATTGGGCAATAATGGTGTCACTGCTTTTGTGAGTATCATGCGTGGATGCGACAATATGTGTTCTTTTTGCGTTGTTCCATTTACACGTGGTCGTGAACGCTCACGCGATCCGCAGAGTATAATTAAAGAAGTGGAACAATTATTTAATGATGGCTACAGAGAAGTTACATTATTAGGTCAGAATGTTGACTCCTACTTGTGGAATGGAGGCGGACTTAAAAAAGATTTAGATGCTGAAACTGTTCATCTGGCATTGAATCATCAATTACCATCCGAACAGCAAAAAGATTTTGTCACTTTTTCTAATCTTCTTGAAATGGTAGCAGAAGTAAACCCTGATATGCGTGTCAGATTTTCGACATCAAATCCTCGTGACATGACAGATGCAGTGCTGCACAGTATGGCTAAATATGAAAATATTTGTAAGTATATTCATTTACCGGTTCAGTCGGGCAACAGCAGGGTTCTTCAAAAGATGAACAGAGGTTATACACGTGAAGAATATATTTCAAGAATTGAAAGCATTAAAAGAATTTTGCCCTCATGCGGCATAAGCACAGATATTATTGCCGGCTTTTGCAGTGAGACTGAAGAAGAACATCAGGAAACAATCAGCCTAATGGAACAAACTATTTATGATTTTGCTTTTATGTTTGTTTATAGTGAAAGACCCGGAACCTATGCCGAAAGAAAATTTGAAGACGATGTGTTACCTGAAGTTAAAACCAAAAGGCTGAACGAAATAGTTGCCTTACAACAAAAACATTCCGCTATAAGAACCAATATGTCAATAGGTAAAATTTTTAAAGTTTTGATTGAAGGTGTTTCTAAGAAATCCGATGAAATGCTCATGGGCAGGAATTCGCAAAACACAGTGGTTGTCTTTCCGAAAAATAATCATAAACCCGGAGAGTATGTAAACGTTAAAGTAAATAAGTGTACGTCAACTACGTTGATTGGTGAGGTTGTATGA
- the topA gene encoding type I DNA topoisomerase: MAENLVIVESPAKAKTIEGFLGKDFVVKSSYGHVRDLAKTKNGIDIKNNFEPIYEVSEDKEKVIHELTKLSRKAKTVWLATDEDREGEAISWHLAEVLNLKESATKRIVFHEITKDAILEAIQNPRKIDIHLVDAQQARRILDRLVGFELSPILWKKVKPSLSAGRVQSVAVRLIVEREREIQDFEVTSFYKVVANFLVEDKSGSTTILKAELDKKFGTEKEAEVFLEKNKNAIFKIESLEKKPSTRKPAAPFTTSTLQQEASRKLGYAVATTMSIAQKLYESGMITYMRTDSVNLSEQALANAEKEINTSYGKNYHQKRKYQTKSASAQEAHEAIRPTSFSRSVIKGTPGEQRLYDLIWKRAIASQMADAKLERTIVKITSEKSPEKFVATGEVIIFDGFLKVYTESSDDENEEDNDTLLPPLKEGQKLNYKSITATQRFSQPPARFTEASLVKKLEELGIGRPSTYAPTISTIQKRGYVIKEERQGKERKYVVLELNSSKINKVEKTEITGAEKNKMYPTDTGIVVNDFLVEYFKDILDYNFTAEIEKEFDEIAEGKLKWNKMIAGFYKPFHKNVENTIETSDRATGERALGKDPKTKRKVIVRLGRFGPMAEIVAEKESDTPMYASLHKNQRLETVSLEEVLDLFKLPRHFGQYKNKELIVNNGRYGPYIKFGEEYISLPKEEDPFTIEIDSIKAILDGPRLPRTLGQHKGLDIIINKGRFGPYIKYGTEFISLPKGEDPLEIDLETVVDILSKPRLPRNAGQYKGKEVVIAKGRFGPYIKYDDLFVALKKGDDPFEVDIDYLGSLIEAKLSGVPLKKEKTTKTKKSAVTKKTKTKAASKKSAAPAKKKKAASAKTKSKSKSK; encoded by the coding sequence ATGGCAGAAAATTTAGTCATTGTTGAGTCACCGGCAAAGGCCAAAACAATAGAAGGTTTCCTTGGGAAAGACTTTGTCGTTAAGTCAAGTTATGGTCATGTACGTGACCTTGCAAAAACCAAAAATGGCATTGATATCAAGAATAATTTCGAACCCATATACGAGGTTAGTGAGGATAAAGAAAAAGTGATTCATGAGCTCACAAAGTTATCTCGCAAGGCAAAGACAGTGTGGTTAGCCACGGATGAAGATCGTGAGGGGGAAGCAATTTCATGGCATCTGGCTGAGGTTTTAAATCTGAAAGAATCAGCAACAAAACGAATAGTTTTTCATGAAATCACCAAAGATGCAATCCTTGAGGCCATACAGAATCCACGTAAAATAGACATTCACCTTGTTGATGCACAACAGGCAAGACGAATTCTTGACAGACTGGTAGGTTTTGAATTGTCGCCTATTTTATGGAAGAAAGTAAAGCCTTCATTGTCTGCCGGACGAGTACAGTCAGTAGCCGTGCGGTTGATCGTTGAACGTGAGCGTGAAATTCAAGATTTTGAAGTTACATCCTTTTATAAAGTTGTAGCCAATTTTCTGGTTGAAGATAAATCCGGAAGTACAACAATCCTGAAGGCAGAGTTAGATAAAAAATTCGGAACAGAAAAAGAAGCTGAAGTTTTTCTTGAAAAAAATAAGAATGCTATTTTTAAAATAGAGTCTTTAGAGAAAAAGCCGTCAACACGCAAACCTGCAGCACCTTTTACTACATCTACCTTACAGCAGGAAGCTTCGCGTAAATTAGGATATGCAGTAGCAACTACAATGAGTATTGCTCAAAAGCTTTATGAGTCCGGAATGATTACCTACATGCGTACTGATTCTGTAAACTTGTCGGAGCAAGCACTTGCAAATGCAGAGAAAGAAATCAATACATCATATGGTAAAAATTATCATCAGAAAAGAAAGTATCAAACCAAGTCTGCATCTGCACAGGAAGCACACGAAGCTATAAGACCTACCAGTTTCAGTCGTTCAGTCATTAAAGGAACCCCTGGTGAACAGCGTTTATACGATTTGATTTGGAAACGTGCAATTGCCTCTCAAATGGCTGATGCAAAATTAGAACGTACTATTGTTAAAATAACATCAGAGAAAAGCCCTGAGAAGTTTGTTGCAACCGGTGAGGTTATCATTTTTGATGGCTTTCTGAAAGTATATACAGAGTCGTCTGATGATGAAAACGAAGAAGATAATGATACCTTGTTGCCGCCACTTAAAGAAGGACAAAAACTTAACTATAAATCTATTACTGCCACACAACGTTTTTCACAGCCTCCGGCTAGATTTACAGAAGCAAGTTTAGTAAAAAAGTTAGAGGAGTTGGGCATTGGACGTCCATCAACTTATGCACCAACTATATCTACAATTCAAAAAAGAGGCTATGTAATTAAAGAAGAGCGTCAGGGTAAAGAAAGAAAGTATGTTGTGCTTGAACTTAATAGCAGTAAAATAAACAAAGTTGAAAAAACTGAAATTACCGGTGCTGAGAAAAACAAAATGTATCCTACTGATACAGGCATTGTAGTTAACGATTTTCTGGTTGAATACTTTAAAGATATTCTTGATTATAATTTCACTGCTGAAATTGAAAAGGAGTTTGATGAAATTGCTGAAGGCAAGCTGAAATGGAATAAAATGATTGCAGGATTTTATAAACCATTTCATAAGAATGTTGAAAATACAATTGAAACAAGCGACAGAGCCACTGGCGAAAGAGCATTGGGGAAGGATCCAAAAACAAAAAGAAAAGTAATTGTTCGTTTAGGGCGCTTTGGGCCAATGGCAGAAATTGTTGCCGAAAAAGAATCGGACACACCAATGTATGCAAGCCTGCATAAAAACCAGCGACTCGAAACGGTTTCACTTGAGGAAGTACTTGATTTATTTAAGTTACCTCGACATTTCGGTCAATATAAAAATAAAGAGTTGATAGTTAACAATGGTCGTTACGGTCCTTACATTAAATTCGGTGAAGAATATATTTCGCTGCCCAAAGAAGAAGACCCTTTTACCATTGAAATTGATTCAATTAAAGCAATACTTGATGGCCCTCGATTACCTCGTACCTTAGGTCAACACAAAGGACTTGATATAATAATCAACAAAGGAAGATTTGGACCATACATTAAATATGGAACAGAATTTATATCACTACCCAAGGGAGAAGATCCATTAGAAATAGACTTAGAAACTGTTGTTGATATTTTAAGTAAACCACGCCTGCCTCGAAATGCAGGACAGTATAAAGGCAAAGAGGTAGTTATTGCTAAAGGAAGATTTGGTCCCTATATTAAATACGATGATTTGTTTGTGGCACTTAAAAAAGGTGACGATCCTTTCGAGGTAGATATTGATTATCTCGGATCGTTGATTGAAGCAAAATTGTCTGGTGTTCCATTAAAAAAAGAAAAAACAACAAAGACGAAAAAGTCAGCAGTTACAAAAAAGACAAAGACAAAAGCTGCTTCAAAAAAATCAGCAGCGCCAGCAAAAAAGAAGAAAGCTGCATCTGCTAAAACAAAAAGTAAATCGAAGTCTAAGTAA
- the gldL gene encoding gliding motility protein GldL: protein MGLAEFTSGKKYKKFMAMLYGLGASVVIAGALFKIQHWEGAGIMLTVGLLTEAVIFFFSAFEPLHEEIDWTLVYPELAGMHDPNNARDKKKKIDPVSQALDKMLSDAKIGPDLIASLGTGLKSLGENTAKMADLSDASVATNDYVKNVNAATKSVTELSGSYQKAAQAMSSLSTASDDVKMYNEQVQMAGKNLGALNAVYELQLQDSNNHLKQTSKFYDGINQLMSNLNESLDDTKKYKDEVSKLAKNLSSLNTVYGNMLSAMNLNPNK, encoded by the coding sequence ATGGGATTAGCTGAATTCACATCCGGAAAAAAGTACAAAAAATTTATGGCAATGTTGTACGGTCTCGGTGCATCTGTTGTAATTGCTGGAGCATTGTTTAAAATCCAACACTGGGAAGGTGCTGGTATCATGCTTACAGTCGGTCTTCTTACTGAAGCTGTAATTTTCTTCTTCTCAGCCTTTGAACCGCTACACGAAGAAATTGACTGGACACTTGTTTATCCTGAATTAGCAGGTATGCATGATCCTAATAATGCTAGAGACAAAAAGAAAAAAATAGATCCGGTATCACAGGCTTTAGATAAAATGTTATCTGATGCTAAAATTGGCCCGGATTTAATTGCCAGTTTAGGAACAGGCTTAAAGTCATTAGGTGAAAATACAGCTAAAATGGCCGACCTTTCTGATGCATCAGTTGCTACTAATGATTATGTTAAGAATGTAAATGCAGCTACTAAGTCTGTAACAGAACTGTCCGGCTCCTATCAAAAAGCAGCACAAGCAATGAGTTCTTTGTCAACAGCCAGCGATGATGTTAAGATGTATAATGAACAAGTGCAAATGGCAGGAAAGAACCTTGGAGCATTAAATGCAGTTTATGAACTTCAATTGCAGGATTCAAATAACCACTTAAAGCAAACTTCGAAGTTTTATGATGGCATTAACCAATTGATGTCAAACTTGAACGAGTCGTTAGATGATACAAAGAAGTATAAAGATGAAGTCTCCAAATTGGCTAAAAACCTGTCTTCGCTTAATACTGTTTATGGAAACATGTTATCAGCAATGAACCTGAATCCAAACAAGTAA
- the gldM gene encoding gliding motility protein GldM, translating into MASGKLTPRQKMINMMYLVLTALLALNVSKEIINAFITIDEGITASNLNVIKKNQQVMDAFTTAAQADAVKAKPFQEKAAQVHKASDDLYKYVEDIKNEIVRKADKLEANAKIPGPRDIQKNDDYDTPTLVMCGDKQDGKGFKGTELKKKLEDYKVKLIGFVTDNADKKDFQTRFDELINLKDPDPNSKLAKEEKKKTWEMATFYHTPVVAALAMLSKIQSDIKTAESQVNNYLLAQINAKDLKFTDVEPKVVAPTSYVLTGQDYKADVFLAAFNKSSDAEIVVGGRTLPVENGLGKYVDRPSSEGVKKWGGVIKVKDPEDPSKVKEYPFEAEYIAAKPAAVVSPTKMNVFYIGPENPVSISVPGVPNNKVVASISGGGGTLTKNPKGTGADYIVKVTQQGEATISIIADMDGKKINMGAMKFRVKRVPDPVAKIAGKREGPMQKNALIAQSAVIAELENFDFEIYYKVTKFKMSLYPKGKDPIELESNNNLITANMKAALSKARSGDKVYFEYIKAVGPDGGTRSIPSVNFTIQ; encoded by the coding sequence ATGGCGAGTGGTAAACTGACACCGCGGCAGAAAATGATTAACATGATGTACCTCGTGTTAACTGCTCTGCTTGCTCTTAACGTTTCAAAAGAAATCATCAATGCTTTTATTACCATTGATGAAGGAATTACTGCATCCAACCTTAACGTTATTAAGAAGAATCAACAGGTAATGGATGCATTTACTACAGCCGCACAGGCTGATGCTGTAAAAGCAAAACCTTTTCAGGAAAAAGCAGCCCAGGTTCATAAAGCATCTGATGATTTGTATAAATATGTTGAAGACATAAAGAATGAAATTGTTAGAAAAGCTGATAAACTTGAGGCTAATGCTAAAATTCCAGGTCCTCGTGATATTCAGAAAAACGATGATTACGATACACCTACATTGGTAATGTGTGGTGATAAACAAGATGGAAAAGGTTTTAAAGGAACAGAACTAAAAAAGAAGCTTGAGGACTATAAAGTTAAGCTTATAGGATTTGTCACTGATAATGCGGATAAAAAAGATTTCCAGACAAGATTTGATGAGTTAATAAATCTTAAAGATCCTGATCCTAATAGTAAACTTGCAAAAGAAGAAAAGAAGAAAACTTGGGAGATGGCAACATTCTACCATACTCCGGTAGTTGCTGCTTTAGCTATGCTCAGTAAAATTCAATCTGACATTAAAACTGCTGAATCACAAGTAAACAACTATCTTCTGGCGCAAATTAATGCTAAGGATTTGAAGTTTACAGATGTAGAACCTAAGGTTGTTGCACCAACAAGCTATGTACTCACCGGTCAGGATTATAAGGCAGATGTATTTTTAGCTGCTTTTAATAAAAGCTCTGATGCAGAAATCGTAGTAGGTGGCAGAACTTTGCCGGTAGAAAACGGATTGGGCAAGTATGTAGATCGTCCATCATCAGAAGGTGTTAAAAAATGGGGTGGCGTCATTAAAGTGAAAGATCCTGAAGATCCATCAAAAGTTAAAGAATATCCATTTGAAGCAGAATATATTGCAGCAAAACCAGCGGCAGTTGTTTCTCCAACTAAAATGAACGTATTCTATATAGGACCGGAAAACCCGGTTTCTATTTCAGTACCAGGTGTTCCAAACAATAAAGTAGTTGCTTCTATTTCAGGTGGGGGCGGAACATTAACAAAAAATCCAAAAGGAACAGGCGCTGATTATATTGTTAAGGTGACTCAGCAAGGTGAAGCTACAATCTCAATTATTGCTGATATGGATGGAAAGAAAATAAACATGGGTGCAATGAAGTTCCGTGTGAAAAGAGTTCCTGATCCTGTTGCAAAAATTGCAGGTAAAAGAGAAGGTCCGATGCAGAAAAATGCACTTATTGCTCAGAGCGCTGTTATTGCTGAATTAGAGAATTTTGACTTTGAAATTTATTATAAAGTTACCAAATTTAAAATGTCTTTATATCCAAAAGGAAAAGATCCAATTGAATTGGAAAGTAATAACAACCTTATCACTGCAAATATGAAAGCAGCGTTAAGTAAGGCTCGTTCAGGCGATAAAGTATATTTTGAATATATTAAGGCTGTTGGTCCTGATGGAGGAACAAGAAGTATTCCTAGTGTAAACTTTACAATTCAATAA
- a CDS encoding formimidoylglutamase — protein MQISEFFYPISDSIEQEMSNAPVDSMWHYIEKNLGSSGFPFMNNIKIAIVGVEETRGAKNDYEAKNGVDYVRRSLYKLKKHGVGVPVADLGNIRLGVTVEDTYAAITEIVIALLQLKIIPVIIGASQDLTVAHYRAYKKIDQIINMVGIDARFDLGMPSDPLDSVSWLGNIVMDQPNHLYNYSNIAHQTYFVGDYAVNMMDNLYFDTYRLGEINQDSKEMEPIIRNADVLTFDLSSIRFSDAPATSAPSPNGLTGDMACQIMYYAGMSDKLEGIGLYEYAASKDANQMTAALISQMVWYFMEGVNNRKNDFPDSTSSQFTVYNLTLRENEEEMHFLKSNVTGRWWMEIPLSKIKKKLDRHQLVPCSYDDYQKACNNEIPERWWQALKKLS, from the coding sequence ATGCAAATCAGCGAATTTTTCTATCCCATCAGTGATTCAATAGAGCAGGAAATGTCCAATGCTCCGGTTGATTCAATGTGGCATTATATTGAAAAAAATCTTGGTTCATCAGGATTTCCATTTATGAACAATATAAAAATTGCCATTGTTGGAGTAGAGGAGACCCGAGGTGCAAAAAACGACTATGAAGCTAAAAATGGTGTTGATTATGTTAGAAGGTCGCTCTATAAATTGAAGAAACATGGTGTTGGTGTTCCTGTTGCAGATTTAGGAAATATCAGATTGGGCGTGACAGTAGAAGATACTTATGCAGCAATAACAGAGATAGTCATTGCATTACTTCAATTGAAAATAATTCCTGTAATAATTGGAGCCAGTCAGGACTTGACGGTTGCGCATTACAGAGCATATAAAAAGATAGATCAGATTATCAATATGGTTGGGATAGATGCGCGTTTTGATTTAGGCATGCCATCAGACCCATTGGACTCTGTGAGTTGGCTTGGTAATATTGTTATGGATCAACCCAATCATCTCTATAATTACAGTAATATTGCACATCAGACCTATTTTGTAGGTGATTATGCTGTAAATATGATGGATAATTTGTATTTCGATACCTACAGACTTGGAGAAATAAATCAGGACTCTAAAGAAATGGAGCCTATTATCAGAAATGCCGATGTGCTGACATTTGACTTGTCCAGTATAAGATTTAGCGATGCTCCGGCAACTTCTGCACCATCACCTAATGGTTTAACAGGCGATATGGCTTGTCAAATTATGTATTATGCAGGCATGAGTGATAAATTAGAAGGAATTGGACTCTATGAGTATGCAGCTTCTAAAGATGCAAACCAAATGACAGCAGCATTAATTTCGCAAATGGTATGGTATTTTATGGAAGGCGTTAACAATAGAAAGAACGATTTTCCTGATAGCACAAGTTCTCAATTTACTGTTTATAACCTGACTCTGAGAGAGAATGAAGAAGAAATGCATTTTCTGAAAAGCAATGTAACAGGACGCTGGTGGATGGAAATCCCGTTGAGTAAAATTAAAAAGAAATTAGATAGACATCAATTGGTTCCTTGCAGCTATGATGATTATCAAAAGGCATGTAATAATGAAATTCCCGAAAGATGGTGGCAAGCCTTAAAGAAACTGTCTTAA
- a CDS encoding SUMF1/EgtB/PvdO family nonheme iron enzyme, with protein sequence MRKLFIPIIAVILLSSCGGGNKGQLVGALNRERWYQADPYGMVFIPSGAFNMGPSDQDVPYAMVAQSKSVSVHAFYMDNTEITNNEYRQFVEWVRDSLAHRLIGGDHLIEEGEYGERINWRKKIKWEDEQNVETLAELFLPESERFYRRKEIDSRKLNFEYYWIDLKEAAQKSNREQGMTDRSVFIKKDIINVYPDTLAWIHDYTYSYNDPVTNMYFWHPAYDDYPVVGVTWKQARAFCIWRTQLLNSYLQENGESFVQDFRLPTESEWEYAARGGHDLAPYPWGGPYIRNSRGCFLGNFKPMRGNYMDDGGFYTVKTTSYWPNDYGLYCMSGNVSEWTSNAYEESAYNFSHDLNPDYSYDAKDSDPVALKRKVIRGGSWKDVGYFLQTGTRSYEYQDTAKCYVGFRCVMSFLGRDKADF encoded by the coding sequence ATGAGAAAACTATTTATTCCCATCATCGCAGTGATTTTACTCAGCAGCTGCGGAGGCGGTAACAAAGGACAGTTAGTTGGTGCTCTTAATCGAGAGCGCTGGTATCAGGCTGATCCATACGGCATGGTGTTTATACCATCAGGCGCCTTTAATATGGGCCCCAGCGATCAGGATGTGCCTTACGCTATGGTTGCTCAAAGCAAATCTGTTTCTGTTCATGCATTTTATATGGACAATACAGAAATCACCAATAACGAATATCGGCAGTTTGTTGAGTGGGTTCGCGACTCGCTTGCACATCGACTTATAGGTGGCGATCATCTTATTGAAGAAGGAGAATATGGCGAACGTATCAACTGGCGTAAGAAAATTAAATGGGAAGATGAACAGAATGTAGAGACATTGGCTGAGTTGTTTTTACCTGAAAGTGAGCGTTTTTACAGAAGAAAAGAAATTGATTCACGGAAACTGAATTTTGAATATTACTGGATTGATCTTAAAGAAGCTGCACAAAAGTCAAATCGTGAACAAGGTATGACAGACCGTTCTGTGTTTATCAAGAAAGATATTATTAATGTTTACCCTGATACATTAGCGTGGATTCATGATTATACATATTCATATAATGACCCTGTTACAAATATGTATTTCTGGCATCCGGCCTATGACGATTATCCTGTTGTAGGTGTAACATGGAAACAAGCACGTGCTTTCTGTATCTGGAGAACACAATTGTTGAACAGTTATTTGCAAGAAAACGGAGAGTCATTCGTTCAGGATTTCAGATTACCCACAGAGTCTGAATGGGAGTATGCTGCAAGAGGCGGGCATGATTTAGCACCTTATCCATGGGGTGGTCCTTATATCAGAAATAGCCGTGGTTGCTTTCTCGGTAACTTTAAACCCATGCGTGGTAACTATATGGATGATGGAGGATTTTATACCGTAAAAACTACATCTTATTGGCCAAACGACTATGGTTTATATTGTATGTCAGGCAATGTGTCCGAATGGACAAGTAATGCATATGAAGAGTCTGCCTATAATTTCTCACATGACCTAAATCCGGATTATTCTTATGATGCTAAAGATTCCGATCCAGTTGCATTAAAGAGAAAAGTAATTCGCGGTGGATCATGGAAAGATGTAGGATACTTTTTGCAAACAGGTACTCGTTCTTATGAGTATCAGGATACAGCGAAATGTTACGTAGGATTCCGTTGTGTTATGTCATTCTTAGGTCGTGATAAAGCTGACTTTTAA
- the gldN gene encoding gliding motility protein GldN: MKKVLLFCFLFAMTITVKQTNAQTVLDGVYVKEHNPTRKVMEYAFLREADVLWAKRVWEVIDLKQKINLPLRFPREGDTKDRKSLIEILMNAIDEGSLTAYSTTDDEFTTPMTLEEFKKIGGAGMDTIQITDPEPPYLTRDSAVQRTFSRDKVIAYRIKEEWFFDKQRSIMECRIIGIAPLMLAEDEYGNVREGNIQKPLFWIYYPEARKLLANAEAFNRENDTERRTFDDVFHKRMFNSYIIKESNVYNRRIEDYKTGLDALLEADRIKSEIINLEHDMWEY; the protein is encoded by the coding sequence ATGAAAAAAGTCCTGTTGTTTTGTTTCCTGTTTGCAATGACAATTACTGTCAAACAAACAAATGCACAAACGGTATTGGATGGTGTTTATGTAAAAGAACACAATCCTACTCGCAAAGTAATGGAGTATGCATTTCTGCGCGAGGCCGATGTATTATGGGCAAAGCGTGTTTGGGAAGTAATAGATCTCAAACAAAAGATTAATCTGCCACTGCGGTTTCCGCGTGAAGGTGATACTAAGGATAGAAAAAGTCTTATAGAAATTTTGATGAATGCTATTGATGAGGGATCATTAACTGCATATTCAACAACTGACGATGAATTTACAACGCCAATGACTTTAGAAGAGTTTAAGAAAATTGGTGGAGCCGGTATGGACACTATACAGATTACAGATCCAGAGCCACCGTATCTTACTCGTGATTCAGCCGTTCAGCGTACATTTTCTCGTGATAAAGTTATTGCATATCGTATTAAAGAAGAGTGGTTCTTTGACAAACAGCGTTCTATAATGGAGTGCCGTATCATTGGAATAGCCCCATTAATGCTTGCAGAAGATGAATATGGTAATGTGAGAGAAGGCAACATTCAAAAACCTCTTTTCTGGATTTATTATCCTGAAGCAAGAAAGCTTCTTGCAAATGCCGAAGCCTTCAATCGTGAAAACGATACCGAACGCAGAACATTTGATGATGTGTTTCATAAGCGTATGTTTAACAGCTATATTATTAAAGAGTCAAATGTTTATAACAGACGTATAGAAGATTACAAAACAGGTTTAGATGCTTTGCTTGAAGCAGATAGAATTAAATCAGAGATAATAAACCTTGAACACGATATGTGGGAATATTAA